In Ornithorhynchus anatinus isolate Pmale09 chromosome 17, mOrnAna1.pri.v4, whole genome shotgun sequence, the following proteins share a genomic window:
- the NCF1 gene encoding neutrophil cytosol factor 1: protein MADQFIRHIELLGFEKRFVPSQHYVYMFLVKWQDLSEKVVYRRFAEIYDFHKTLKEMFPIEAGDISPESRIIPHLPAPRWFDGQRSTENRQGTLSEYSHTLMNLPVKISRCPHVLEFFKVRPEDLKLPAEGQTKQPETFLLPKDTRSSVADITGPIVLQTYRSVADFAKSSTTEMALQAGELVDVVEKGESGWWFCQAKNKRGWVPASYLEPMDGPDESEEQEPNYEGEPFVVIQGYTAVEDDEMTLQEGEAIEVIHKLLDGWWVVRKEEATGYYPSMYLQKSGQAKARSQSKFRGAPPRRSSIANAKSIHKQARKRISQDTYRHNSIKVTQRRRRQSRPQNAGDPGKEDGMKAQPAVPPRPSRDLILNRCSDSTKQKFTASR, encoded by the exons ATGGCAGATCAATTCATCAGGCATATTGAGCTGCTGGGCTTCGAGAAGCGCTTCGTACCAAGTCAGCACTAT GTGTATATGTTCCTGGTGAAGTGGCAGGACCTGTCTGAGAAGGTGGTCTACCGCAGGTTTGCCGAGATTTACGATTTCCAC AAAACCCTCAAGGAAATGTTTCCGATCGAGGCTGGAGACATTAGCCCAGAGAGCCGGATCATCCCCCATCTGCCGG CCCCTCGTTGGTTCGACGGGCAGCGGTCCACCGAGAACCGGCAGGGCACGCTGAGCGAATACAGCCACACGCTCATGAATCTCCCGGTCAAGATCTCCCGCTGCCCCCACGTGCTCGAATTCTTCAAAGTCCGGCCAGAAGACTTGAAGCTTCCGGCGGAAGGACA GACGAAGCAGCCTGAGACGTTCTTGCTGCCCAAGGACACCAGGAGCAGTGTGGCAG ACATCACCGGGCCCATTGTGCTCCAGACGTACCGCTCCGTCGCCGACTTCGCCAAGAGCTCGACCACCGAGATGGCCCTGCAGGCCGGAGAGCTGGTGGACGTGGTGGAGAAGGGCGAGAGCG GGTGGTGGTTCTGCCAGGCTAAGAACAAGCGAGGTTGGGTTCCGGCGTCGTACCTGGAGCCGATGGACGGTCCGGACGAGTCCGAGGAGCAGGAGCCCAACTACGAGG GTGAGCCGTTCGTGGTGATCCAAGGCTACACAGCCGTGGAGGACGATGAGATGACCCTGCAAGAGGGTGAGGCCATCGAGGTCATCCACAAACTCCTGGACGGCTGGTGGGTGGTCAG AAAAGAGGAAGCCACAGGATACTACCCGTCCATGTACCTGCAGAAGTCGGGGCAGGCCAAGGCCAGGAGCCAGAGCAAATTTCGGGGGGCTCCACCACGGCG GTCGTCCATCGCCAACGCCAAGAGCATCCACAAGCAGGCCCGGAAGCGCATCAGTCAGGACACTTATCGGCACAACAGcatcaaagtcacccagcggcgGCGGCGACAGTCACGGCCCCAGAACGCAGGCGACCCCGGCA aGGAAGACGGGATGAAGGCCCAGCCGGCCGTGCCTCCCCGGCCCAGTCGGGATCTGATTCTGAACCGCTGCAGCGACAGCACCAAACAGAAATTCACAGCCTCCCGCTGA